The DNA region AGGGACTGGCCTCGGCGAGCCATATGGAGCGCGACCTGATGCACACCTATGCCGCCTCGTGGTGGCAGACGCTGGTGCGCCTGCGGCTTCCCGCCGCCTGGCCCTTCATCTTCAATGCGCTGAAGATCAACTCGACTCTGGCTCTGATCGGGGCCATCGTTGCAGAATTCTTCGGCACCCCGATTGTCGGCATGGGCTTCCGGATCTCGACCGAGGTCGGACGCTCGAATGTCGACATGGTCTGGGCCGAGATTGCGGTCGCCGCACTCGCCGGCTCGGTCTTCTACGGATTGGTGGCACTGGCAGAACGCCGGGTCACCTTCTGGCATCCGTCCGTCCGTGGTGGACGGGCGTGAACTGCACCAAAACAAAAAGAGGGAACTGAAATGACCATGAAACTCGCATCCCTGCTGCTCGGCACAGCGGTCTCCTTGACCGCCATGCAGGCCGCCGCCGCCGACAAGGTGACCCTGCAACTGAAATGGGTAACCCAGGCCCAGTTCGCCGGCTATTACGTCGCCAAGGACAAGGGCTTTTACGAAGAGGAAGGCCTCGACGTCGAAATCAAGCCGGGCGGCCCCGACATCGCTCCCCCGCAGGTCCTGGCCGGTGGCGGCGCCGACGTGATTGTCGATTGGATGCCGTCGGCACTTGCCACCCGCGAAAAGGGCGTGCCGCTCGTCAACATCGCCCAGCCCTTCAAGTCCTCGGGCATGATGCTGACCTGCCTCAAGGAAACCGGCATCACCAAGCCGGAAGACTTCAAGGGCAAGACGCTCGGTGTCTGGTTCTTCGGTAACGAATATCCGTTCCTCTCCTGGATGGCGACGCTCGGCATCAAGACCGATGGTTCCCCGGAAGGCGTGACCGTCCTCAAGCAGGGCTTCAAC from Rhizobium glycinendophyticum includes:
- a CDS encoding ABC transporter substrate-binding protein, with protein sequence MTMKLASLLLGTAVSLTAMQAAAADKVTLQLKWVTQAQFAGYYVAKDKGFYEEEGLDVEIKPGGPDIAPPQVLAGGGADVIVDWMPSALATREKGVPLVNIAQPFKSSGMMLTCLKETGITKPEDFKGKTLGVWFFGNEYPFLSWMATLGIKTDGSPEGVTVLKQGFNVDPLLQKQAACISTMTYNEYWQVIDAGIKPEELVTFKYEDEGVATLEDGLYVLEDKLKDPAFKEKMVKFVRASMKGWKYAEENSDEAAEIVLENDASGAQTEVHQKRMMGEVAKLTAGSNGALDKADYDRTVKTLLGGGSDPVISKEPEGAFTTEITDAALK